Within Melospiza georgiana isolate bMelGeo1 chromosome 21, bMelGeo1.pri, whole genome shotgun sequence, the genomic segment ttcatccttctgTTGAAGGAAATGTAATGATTCCCACTCCCtcaaataacaaacaaaaaaaccccaaacctcagATTAGCAATCTCTTACCACTCATTTTGCCAGTGTTGAAGACAGAGTGTTGTCTGGCCACCTACCCAGAgtgtaatttcaaaattatactCTAACTATGCAGGGACTGGTCTCTGCCTATTTCCAATTAGCAAAACCCACACGACATGGATTGTTAGAGATTACAAAGCCTAAAGAGTTGCCAGAGCTTTTGCTGAGGCCTGAGCCAAGTGTCAGTATTGTCCTCACTTTGATAACaaccctcctgctccaggaaagGTCAGGAGTTTTGAGAGGCTCATACAAAGCCAAGGACACGATAAAATCACTCATTGGTATAAATTTTTAGTAGAAACAATGAGATTTTTAGTAGAAATGGTGGCTTAAGTGACTGCTACTGGCTTGTTTGGAGGTGAGGTGAACTTGATTATAAAAAAATTTGCTGAATAAAGCACAGATGGGGACAGCCCCCTGGGTCACTGTCCAGCCCATCAAACAGCTCTGTCACAGCAAGTGAAGGGCAGAGCACAGAAGCTGTTAAAGAAATGTTTATCCAAGTAAGGTCTAAGGGGGTTGGACTCTCAGATAAAGTCAATCTGTTTTGCCTCTAGATgtcaggaaggaaaacaacacagggaaggcacagctgggggTACTGCAGGGGACAGCACCCAAGGGTGTTGTTTTCTGGTCCAGAAGAAGGGGCCTGGTCCCACctgcagcagtgggagctggcccctggcacagcaggcaccctccctgtgccccaggctggccgggagctgctgctcagcctcacCTGTCCGAGATGAGGGTGGCGAACGCCGCGTCCTTGGCGCGGATGCTCCAGGACAGCGCCGAGCCCAGGCGGTTGTTGCGCAGAGCCTTCATGGCCATGATCTTACAGATGCTGCGCACTGGGGGAGCACACAAAGCAGCAATTAGTGCCAGTGGGTTCAGCTGGAGCACTGAGAAACAGTGAGAGTGAAAATGCAGCACCTTGTTCATGCATCTGCCTCTGCTCACAGATCCTCAGCACCTTGAGGGCCTTCTGCTCCGTGCTGAGCGGGATGCGCTCGATGTGCAGCTCCAGGTACACGCGGCCGAACTCCGGGCAGTGGTCGAAGTAATCCACCCCCAGCTGCCAGAGGCTGAGAGAGGGGAAAATCACCACCATTGCAACCCCAGCAATCTTCAATGAGCACAGCAGTAAAGGCCCAAGGAGAATCTGAGCCTGCATTAATAATTGTTAGCTGTGATTCACTTTGCATTCAGTCCTGAAATGGCTTCTCCTTTCTACCTCACACCACTTCCCTGTAACATAACTTTGGAATGTGTGCAGCTGGTAAGAGCTTCAGTGCAAGGCACTCTGCAcagtggctgtgcccaggtCATGGGGTGTGAAGAGTTCTAACAGACAGCTTTTGTCTCCATTCAGGAAGGGAAATGTGCCAATCTTGTACAAACCCCAAGGGACACCTGCTGAATTCTAACAGTGGCTGCTCTGAGTTTTGCCCTTTTACTTCATGAACATGCAGTTATTTGTTTTGGCTGCCTCAGTCTAAGTCTGTCCTATAAGTAATAAAACAAAAGGTGATACCTGTGATGGGAGAAGAGTCCTGAGGCATACTCCAACAGGAGGAATTCACGCATATTTGAACCAAAACTGGGGGGAAAGAGAGCAAATATCCCGATATTATTATTTGCATCTCACTGGAAAAATCTGATTACTTTATTTCACAAGTACTATCCATTTCTGCAGTATGtttccttttggttttgtttttttccctctgggcTATCTTAATCAGCTTTATTCAAGTAATGCAAATAAATACTTACTAGAGATTGTGAGACTGCAGGAGTTTGCAGTGATCCAACAGGTCAGTCAGGTGAGCCACAAACCACCAGTTGCTCAGGACAATGCTGTGtttgaagcaaaagaaaaaattaagccTAACACTGCCAGGGACTGTGTCAGGTTTTCCACAGGCATTTCTTACAAATACACAGCTCTGTTACAGTGCAAGGTCTGGCTGCAATGTCCCAGACCTAATGGAATACTTTTAATTGCTGCCAGCTTCACGTATTTTTGCTGAATTCTTGGCAAGGATGTACCTGTACCTCTGTACCCATACCCCCGCCCCAAATACACAGAAGCAATACTGTAGAACTAGAGAATCAAAACCTTAAAACTCAACCTGCATTCCTTGATCACTTGATGCATCTCAAATTCAAAGGCTGCCATTAAAATCAAGTCTAgaggctcagggctgctctctccACCCAGGAACAGGTCCATGCTAGACTGTGGAACGAGATGACAAGacaaaaatgcaaaagcaaGACATTTGTTTGGATGTAGCAGTTATTTTATAGGAAATAATAGGTCATGGAGGTTAAACACATTAACAAAATGGAATTGTCCTCATTTTAGCATAGGGGACTGGGAAAACAATTTGCAGGAACAAGACTGGCAACGTTATGGCACTGAGAAGTGACCCATTGAAAAATGGGGCTTCAACAATTATTTGTCAACTTTATCACTCTCCCAGTCCTTTTACAAACTCCAGACAACATCTTACAGGCATCTAGCTGCTGTAAGACTTTTCcctatgtttttctttcagtttggtGCTTGAAACAGTGGAGACTATTAGAATATTTGATTTCCTACCTGTGCATAGAAGCGCAGCTCCATCGGCTTCACTGTGGGGTGGGAATACAGGAGCCTGGTGACCAGGAAGTGATACCAGGTGGTCATGAGCTCCTTCTTCTCCAAAATGGCATCCTCATCTCCCAGCAGGATCTAATGGGacaaaaacacagcaggaatGCTGCACACTCAGTGATGGACACAGCTGCACTCCAGCTCTCCAGAGGCATTACTCCTGTTCTGCAAAGGTGAGGATTTATTCAAAATTACATAACAAAAATCTTTCTCACAGCTCAGTTTCCAAATCAGCCTTAGGATCTTGGACAGGGAGAGAAACCCAACTACCCAGGCTGGCAAACCATCAACAGAGGACAGGAGACATATTCAAGTTACTTATGGCTACACTGGGCTCCTGAAATCCACAAGGATAGATTCAATACTTTAGTCCAAAGTTTCCTCTGTTCCCAGCAAAAACACACCTTGCAGATGGACTCCATGTGGGGATTGGAAGCAAAAGTTCCATCCTGTAGATACCTCTGACATTCCTCATGCCAGTGCTGCCacttcagctccagctctgtcagAGTCTGGGTGTTGCCAAGCTGAACAGAGGGAATAAAGAAATACAGGGAATAAAGGAAACACCAAGTCAAATCACACCAAGCTTTTGGGCCAAACTCACAGTAATTCCTGATAAAAAGCTAAACATGAGGTTGCTTGTCATCTTTCTGTGTTGATGTGTCACCTAACAGACTTTTATCTGAATTGTTGGGTCTTTGGGCAATTCAAGAACACAAATATTGTTACTGTAAAGGAGTAAGACTGAGATGTTCTACTAAACTGTTACAGGGGACACAACCAGGTGGCTTTTCCCAACAAACTACATGAAAAAACACACTTTGTACATACACTGGGCACAGGCATCTTCTTCATCAAGTCATCCAAGATTTTGTACATGTTCATGGATGCGGGATTGGCACTGGCTTCCTTGGAGAGCAGGTGCCGTGCTTCGTCCATCCGGCCTTGGAGCACAAAGACATCCACCTGCAAAAACCCCCTGTCCATGAGCTCCACACTGGGCAGGATTATGGAGCACCCAGGAAAGGGATCAGAGGGGCATTTTAACCTGTAATTCAGGTAAGGGAAGTGGAGTTAAAATGTTTAAACTGCAGGCACTACTAATTCAAGTAACAGTGTAAGGCTTGACCTCTCTGGGCCATGAAGGATGAGGGGGGAATGAGAACGGCTTCATGCTAAAGCCCACACAGGCAGACAGCACTGAGGTGTTGTGGCCagcagggaagaggaaggaaagcacagacaTGGATTCCTGTTGTTCAAGAACCTTCCAGGTGGTGATACTCACCACATTCCAGAAGAGCTTGTGCTTGGAAGGAGTCTCACTGCTCAGAACTTCCCGGACCATGCTGTCCACGTCGCACACGTGCAGCCGCACCCAGTCCAGGAGGCGCAGCAGGAGGGGcccagctgtgcacacacattGCCCTCTGTCAGCCCCCAGGGCTTGCTCCCAAACTGCTCTCACACATTTTGTCACAGTTTGACATCATTAGATGAGATTTACTGACTGGATTTCATCTGCCACTCCCAAATTACAGAGTTCCTTAAGCAAAGAGGCCCTGGGAGCACCCAGCCTCTGGCAGGTTTTCCTGGGGCAACACGGTCCAGTAGAAAACCCaaacttggaaaaaataaaaagtgagtGATCCAGATCATAAACCTTGTCATGCCAAGAGACAAacagaatatttctgtttattttagcaTCATTTCATTATTACTAactgaatatgaggaagaaatttggCACTAGGTGATTAATTTAGGTTAAGTAATCTGTAATTTGTGAATCTCTCCTGAATTCTGGGACTGTGTAAGTAGCACATTTGTTTGCATAATATTATttccttcaaaattattttctacttAAAAATGCCAATGTAAACAGACTGACTTCAAAAATGGCAATCTAGAATTAAAGGAGTTGTATCAAATCTGTGTAAATGTCAACTGGCATCGACACATTTGATGTTTAAAGAGATGTTTTAAGCTTATAAATGAAATAGATTGGCAACAACTTTTGATATCCCTTCTCTTTATAACCTTTCTGACAAAGAAACAATTTAAATCAGAGTGAGGAAGAAAAGTAGAAGGCAAATTGAATAGCTTGACATAATTCAATATAAAGAAGGCAATTAACTGAGGCAGAAGTGAGTTAAAAGGCTTATTAACACTCTGCATATCTCTAAAACATTAAACTATGACACAGTGAATATGATAtacattttaaacaaattaataTGCAAAGAACAAACTCCCATCAGTCTTTACACGAGGATAGTTCATGGCTCACCTGTAGCTGCTTCCACAAACAGAATCTCACACAGGTTCCAGATCAGCTCCATTGCAGAGAGAATGGAAACCTGAAGGAAAGCAGGGCCAAGTTTCAGAGCTAGTCATTATTccagttgggttttttaacCACACAATGGCATCTGCTGTCCACAGCAATCAGTTCTTACAGAGAAATATCACACTGACAGTTCagacataaaaattaaaagacacATGCCAAAATTTCACACTTTTTCCTGCCAGAAAACACTGACACTGTGTAATGAAATGCAGCAATAATCTGTCACCAATGAGCAACCTAGCTGGTCTtattttcagcctttctgcactTTTAAGACTCAATACAAAcatcagaggaagaaagagcagCCAATGAAGCAACATGACTGCAGCTAGGACAAAATTGGTGTGAGCACTCTGCTCCTCCCAGGACACTCCTGTGGATGTGACAGGTGAACACCCAGAGGCTCAGATGCAGCTGATTGGAACCTGAGACTTTGAGAGGTGAAACAGCACATAGCAAGTCTGAAACATTTCTTGTCAGCTTTGGGATGACAAGAAAGCATCACATCTACAACAGCAAATATGTTTACAACATGGCAGTGAATTGAGGTGTTGGGCATCTTTATTGTTTTAGAAGTACAGTAATTAagtatttatttccatttattcttGGTCGTGAACTGTGTCTCATATACAAGGCAGAGTTAAATCTGAAGTGCCTGATGCCACAGTGGTGGCCTGGTGAATTCACCAGCCAGTAATCCACATCCAAACTGACAGGACTTACCTGAGTGCTGTACTGGCTTTGCAAGGCAGGGTCCTGGGTCgaaactgaaggaaaaacaaggaaagtCAAAGAGCAACATATTTACATTTGACAGTTGCTTCTGAGCTTTGCTAGCTTTCCATACATCTGCCACATGAGATACAAAAAGGCTCCAAGTCCCCAGAAAATCAGTTACAATACGGTGGGAAAAAAACAGTCCATGACCAGATTTACAAAGCACCTTGGAAATCTCCAGCATGGAAACAGAGTCCTGGTAATTACTGAAACCTACACATGCTGTTGTACAGCAGTTGCAATAAGTTACCACTACTATCCTACTTTCATAATTGCAACTGgtgtttccttttcctgcaataagagaacaaacaaacaaacttaCCAGCTGCCTGGTGCATGTCCTCCATGCAGGCTCTTATCACTGACCGGTAGTTTTTACTCACTTGAACCAATCTGCCAAACACAAAATGACTTTGGTTGGAGGGagctgttggagtttttgtgtGATGCCCCCTACAGCCTTGCAAGTTTCTCTGCGGCAGCAACTCCCAGTACCTGGGTGAATCCATCTGGAATCAGTGAGACTGTGCCACACTCTACCAGCGCAGTTATTGGAAGGATCCGAGCCTTGATTTgtaaaatccccccaaaatggTCATTCTATCTGCCCCGCTGCTGATTCCAGAGCTGGTAAAAGCAGCCTGGCCAACGGCACTTGCCTCACTGGAGGCGTTTATCAGCCCCTGGTGCTGGTCCCCGGCTGGAGAAGACGCAGCCGCTGCCTCCCACTCTCCCCATGCACTCACTGCGCCTTCCGCGACTTCCCCGCCAGCTCCTCCTCGCTCCGCTGCAGCCCCATGAAAATCCCGTGCGACTCGTTGAAGAGTTTCCGCAGGGTGTGGATGTAAATGTCCTGGTCCCTGCGGACCACGAAGACGTGGGAGGAGCTCGGTGCTCCATCGCCGGTACCTGCAACAGAGCCCGTCAGCGCCCGGGCAGCAGCGCCCGCGCTGCACTCACCCCAGAATCGGGATGGGCATGGGGAGCGGGACGGGCATGGGGAGCGGGATGGGCATGGAGGGCGGGACGGGCATGGGGAGCGGGCAGGCGTGGGGAGCGGGACGGGCATGGAGGGCGGGATGGGCATGAGAGCGGGATGGGCATGGAGAGCGGGACGGGCATGAGAGCGGGACGGGCATGAGAGCGGGACGGGCATGAGAGCGGGATGGGCATGGAGAGCGGGATGGGCATAGGGAGCGGGATGGGCATAGGGAGCAGGCAGGCGTGGGGAGCGGGACGGGCATGGGGAGCGGGACGGGCATGGAGGGCGGGATGGGCATGGAGAACGGGACGGGCATGGGGAGCGGAACCCACCTGCGCGGCCGAACAGGGTCTCGCACACCAGCACCTCCGCGGGGCCCCAGGCGAAGCAGAGCTGCCGGGCCGACGGGTCCGCGCCCGGCACCACCTGTGGGGGGACGGTGTCCGTCAGCggcgccccggccccgcaccgccccggccccgcaccgCCCCGGCTCCGCAccgcccgcggccccgcagcgcccgcggccccgcagccccggcctTGCCCTGCCCGCCCATCCCGCACCACGAGCGGCGGCTCCGTGTCCGGCTCGTCCatggcggcggccgcgctgctCCCGCTCCCGCCCGCCGGGGCTCCGGAGGCCCCTCCGGGCTGCCCGCGCCGCCGCCTGCGCGCCCCGagcccccgcccggccccgccgctgctGCCCCGGCGGAGCCGCCGCCCGGGGacgggaggggacagggagggaccGCGGGTCTCCGCCGGCTCGGGGCAGGCGCCACCGCTCGCCCCGGAAGCGCCGCCCGTTCCCGAGGCCCCGCCGGGGCGGGACAGACCCCGCTCCGCCCCCGCCCGAgccgccagccctgcctgagggctggggatggatggatggatggatggatggatggatggatggatggatggatggatggatggatggatggatggatggatggatggatggatggatggatggatggatggatggatggatggatggatggatggatggatggatggatggatggatggatggaatggATACCACCCCATCACAATCTGCCTCATTTTCTTGTCAGGACAGATTCAGTGCTGGGGTAGCTGTGCAGTGATGCAGTTGGTCAGTCAGCATTCACAGATTCACTGAATAGCTCAGTTTGGAAGGACCACAAACTCAGGTCcaaattccctgctccagcaggctCATCTCAGAGCGTGTGGCACTGGGTTGTGTCCAGACagttctggaatatctccagtggGGAAGACCCCGCACTCTGTCTGATCTCTGTCCAAGTGCACAGTCACTAGCACAGTGCTGTTTTCATGCTCACTTCATTGAGTGATTGCTGTGGAACAACCCATGTCTCCTATTTCTTTATGCATGTCAAACACGTGCAGGCTGAGAAACCTCTGGGATGTTGAAGgtgatgctctctggagctctTGGGCATTGATAAAGCTGACAAATCAAATTATGTGCTCTGACTTCAGTGAGTtgcctgcaggctggggaaggacTTGTCATGAAGCAGGATTGAAGCAGGAAGAACCCCCTGtgcctcactcactcactcaggGCCCAGGAGAGGTCGATATCCCCTGGACACGGGGCAGAGGAGCCTTCTGAGGCTGCTGGAGGCTCATCACCTTTCTGTTAGCACTGAGAGCTCACCTATCATGGTGCTCAACTCAATAACCTGGTGTGATAAAACACTAACAGCATCCTGCTTCTTCCATTCTGCTCTCCTCCCCACTTCTCCTCACTTTTTGCCCGTGCTAGCCAATAAGCAAATTCTCCAGCAATATACTTTTTAAGACAAGTATTAGCAGTGCAGTTTTGTTGGTCCTACAGCTGGAACCAGTCCCTCTTAGGCTGGTGCCTTCCCAGGACACTCActaaaaattaacttttcaagAAAATGTAAATCATTTGCTGTCCTTGTATGACAAATGCTGCAACACTCCATGGCTAAATTGCCATTTTTTATTTATCAGCTGCTGCATCCATCATttccaataaaaataaagccagCAGTTCTCTGGGAAGAGCATGTCATGCAACCAGTCATGCTGAGAAAAGGAAGTGGTGTCTGCTCAGGTCAGAAGGAATGAATTTTTGCAGGTAGAACAAATTAAACATTCTGAAAGCTGCTTGAGAAACTGAAGACTCATCAATTTTAAACCCCTCACTGTTTATCATGGGCAAGGGTCTGTGTTTTGTTATTTGAAGATGTGCCTGTATTTGAATCTCTGCTGTACAAAGTCAAATTCACCTCTTGTCTTACACAatggtgctgctctgtgctgcagactTCTGAGGATGCTAGTGGGCATTCCTAGATCCAGAATACCATTCCACATGTCCCTAAAAGGCTCTAGATGCAAATCAAAACCAGATGTCTGAAAATGCAAGGCCTCCTGCCACTGTTCCTCAAGGCTAAGGTGCTGCTTTTATAACTGCAGCAGTTTCTTGTGAGTGGCAGAATATATTTAGAATATCCATGCAATACTGTGTAGAGATCCACTGTGTGGGAGGTGGATCTAGGAGTGGGACAgtgtcctctgctgctcccaggtcCATCTGTGTGAAGAGACACTGAAAGCTGGAACTCTTTGATCCTCTCCTGCTGTCTCTTGGCACACAGTGTCCACTTTGCTCACTCCCTAAAAGTGTCCGTGGCTTTTCATATCCGCAGCATCTGTTGTTCTTAAATGGATGATTCCTGTGGAAATCATCCTGGGAAAGGTGAGTTTTAGTATGAAATCTTGACATTTTTCAGTCCTCTTGAacactggctgcagctctgctcataCCTAGAAGGGAAACCTTCCTGCTCACCTCTCAAGGAGGCTTCTGTGCCTCTCCAGTCTGTATAATTGAGCAGAATTGGGAATTTCCATGTCAGCATGGAACTTCACATTGCTCAGAAAGGCTTGAGAGTATGGGCTGTGGATCCAGCaaggaaagcaaagagaaaatgtgTGGTTTACagtcaggagaaaaagaaaaaaaaaaagtctgatgAGGATAGCAGTTACCACCTTCTGAAACAGGAGGTTTGGAAGCTATTTGGGGAACAGAGGGAATGATCAGCATCATGAACAGGgaaggcacagcacaggcagggctgtagGCAAAAGGTATTTTCTATTCCCAGGGCTAAGCCAGAATTAATGAAAAGCAAAGCCTGAGTAAAGCACTCAGACCTGCAGGGTCTGAGCCAGTAACCTCGCTCACACCTCCAAATTACTGTGTGCTTTCAGTTCTTGCCTTGGACTCAGTGCAAAATAACACCCAGTTTTAAAGGGGCTGGACTAGGTTTTGTAGGCTAATGCTTGCTGATGTGCAGGAGCACACACCTTCTGCCTGCAGCCGCTTTGGTGTCAGAAATGGAATGTTTTAAAATCCCAGCATGAAGAGCATATATATGGAATGCCTGTGTTCCCTACCCTCTTCATCAGAGGGTGGAGAATTAAGCCAAAGAGCTCTGCAAATTCTTCCTTATAAAACTGCAATACAAGAATGAAACAAagtatggaaatattttaagaaacagcacatggaatttttttctcccagagaTGGAATTTCTCAGGAATTCTCACCGTGAAGCTTCCCCATTCACTTCCCTTCAGCTTGGTGCATTGAAGAGGAGGAGCTCAGAGGGACAAAAAGCTTTGCTTTgctcccctctgctgcagcccagaccCTGCAGGAGTGGGGCCTTTGTAGTTCCCAGTGTGGCTTCTCCCCCCGCTGCTcgctcccagtgctgctgcctggccagTTCCTTTGCAGGTTTTAGCACTGATTATTGTCAGCTCCAGTTTCTCAGAGTTTCCTCCGTTGCtatgtaaaaagaaaagccacacaGAGATGAGGTTTGTATAAACCTGCTCTGTGATTTGGGATCTGTTTGATTGGTGGTGAGACCAGTGCTGGTGCAGCTGAAGccattttcagcttttctgagcACATCTAACTCCCATATGTTCTCACAAATTCTAGAgtattttcctgtcttttttaGCACACTTGTTCTATTTGTGAGGCTGCCTTAATGTGTGTCTCACTTGGTGCCATTCCTGCCTTCAGTTCTTTGATGCCATGCTCAGGTCTCGGCCAGTTTCATCCCACcttcccaaaaaatcctcctcctgggcctgcagcacagggatcttcaaggagggagggggaagagtGACAAGAACAAAATACAACAGGACCATCAAACCCCATGATGCCCTTCCACACTTCTATGTGACATTGCATCATCTCTAAAAATAGAACTTAAGGTCCATTGGGAATCACAACTCATCTTTAGTTCTGTAAAGTATCCCATGGATaatttttttgtagttttgctttaaaaagctCTGGATGAGGTAGAAGGGTGGGGATTGaggtgctttttttcctttttctcactAGTAGTTCTATTTCTTTGTGGTGATGATAGACTTCAGAGGGTCCAAACCAAGTTGGCCATTGCTTTTCAGAGCTCAAATAGAAGGAGAAGGGAGATCACAGGAGCCTGAGGCATCACACATGAAGGGAGATTTGGGTAGAAGTATATGGTCTTCCCAGCCAGGGTGCTTCTCACCTCCCAGTACCTTAAACAAATAGAAACATAATAGCATGAGTAATtaaacacagggaaaacaggCAGGATCAACTGATTTATCTTTTGATGATAAATCAAGTAAATTGACACAGGTGGGAGtggaaaagcagagctcagaggaTGATCTCTTTGAATCGCAGTCACAATTTGAAACAGCATCTGTTGCCTTCTTAGGTCAAACTGAACATGTCTgtgtctggggttttttcagaaT encodes:
- the NUP85 gene encoding nuclear pore complex protein Nup85, giving the protein MDEPDTEPPLVVVPGADPSARQLCFAWGPAEVLVCETLFGRAGTGDGAPSSSHVFVVRRDQDIYIHTLRKLFNESHGIFMGLQRSEEELAGKSRKAQLVQVSKNYRSVIRACMEDMHQAAVSTQDPALQSQYSTQVSILSAMELIWNLCEILFVEAATAGPLLLRLLDWVRLHVCDVDSMVREVLSSETPSKHKLFWNVVDVFVLQGRMDEARHLLSKEASANPASMNMYKILDDLMKKMPVPSLGNTQTLTELELKWQHWHEECQRYLQDGTFASNPHMESICKILLGDEDAILEKKELMTTWYHFLVTRLLYSHPTVKPMELRFYAQSSMDLFLGGESSPEPLDLILMAAFEFEMHQVIKECSIVLSNWWFVAHLTDLLDHCKLLQSHNLYFGSNMREFLLLEYASGLFSHHSLWQLGVDYFDHCPEFGRVYLELHIERIPLSTEQKALKVLRICEQRQMHEQVRSICKIMAMKALRNNRLGSALSWSIRAKDAAFATLISDRFLKDYCEKGCFSDLDLIDNLGPSMLLSDRLTFLGKYREFHRLYGEKRFAEAARLLLTLMTAHIAPCSFWMTLLTDALPLLEQKEVIFSAEQTYELMRCLEDLTAGNPDKQKFQDDDVETTKVEMLRLALARNLARVIVKEGTVEGS